The following DNA comes from Chryseobacterium gallinarum.
GAAATCTTCAGTATACACAAGGTCACCCTCGTTGAGGTTCCGGAGATCGGGAAGGGCATTTAAGAGACCTTTCTTTTTAAGGTTTCCGCTGATGAAAAACATCTGATTGGCGGTACCATGATCGGTACCGTTGCTGGCATTCTGGGCCACACGCCGGCCAAATTCGGAAAAAGTCATCAGAAGGATGTTTTTAAACAGCCCATTACTTTTCATATCGGCTACAAAAGACTTTACAGCTTCATTAATATCGCTGAATAATTTCTTTTGTCGTTCATTCTGGTTAACGTGCGTATCAAAGCTTCCGACAGAAAGGTAATACACCTGGGTATTAATGTCGGATTTTATTAAAGAAGCCACTGTTTTGAAGTCTTTTCCTAATTGAGAATTAGGATAGGCCTGTTCTGTTTTCTTTGCTTTGCTTTTTTCAAAAATATAACCGGCATTATTGATAGTGGAACCGAGTGTCTGATAAAGATAAGATACGGTCTCATCATCATGATGGTGATCATAAAGAGATTTAAAGTACTTTTCCTGGCTGGTCTGATACAGTCTTTTAGGATCTTTAAAAGCAAACGCTTTATTATTTTCTCCCTTGAGAGCGAGACTGAGCATGTCGTCTACTTCCAGGGCCTGGGTGGGATGTTCACAACGATAACATTCCTCATCCAGAAAACGGCCAAGCCAGCCTGTTTCCAGAAATTCATCACTCCGGCTTGCAGATTGCCAGATATCCATGCTCCGGAAATGGGATTTGTCAGGGTTGGGATACCCCACATTGTTCATAACAGAAAGTTCTCCGTTATCAAAAAGCTCTTTGAAATAGGAAAGGGAAGGATTGATACCGGCTTCATCACTAAGGGATAATGAATCCTGGATGGCCAGGGTTTTTCTTTCCCTGAAATAAATATCATTTTTGGCGGGAATAATGGTATTCAATCCATCATTTCCTCCTGTAAACTGAAGAACGATCAGTATATTCTGGCTTGGACCCAGAGCATCATCCAATGCCATGGCTTTTAGAAAATTAGGCATCAACAGGGAAGCGGTGGCCAGCGAACTTATTTTAAGGAATTCTCTTCTTTTAATTAACATAGTTTGAAGGTTTTGGGTTGCATATAATGATAAAGCAGTATTCAGGAGAGCTGCGATCTGTTATTTATATTTTACATCAGCTGGTATTCCGGGGTAGACATGAGATTGATAATGGTCATTTTTGTACTTTTATCCGAGAAGTTTTTTACCGAATTGATGTCTAGTGTCTGGGTGTTCTGAATAAGATAATCTTCAGTCTTTTTATTTTCAAAAATTTTTTCTACCCGATTCCAGTCGATGGTGATATTCGGGTTTTTAAAACTTTTGTTCAACGCTGTTTCCGGAGACTTCATCCCCATATCGATATCATCGTCCTGCCGGGGGCTGTATTCCAGCGGCCTGAGCCCGGACCAGATCTGAGGAACCTGGAGCCTCAGCATCAATGTAGAACTGTCAATCCATGATCTTCCGTTCGGCCAGCCCGATACATTGGGAGGATACAGCAACATTTGTCCCAGCAATTTTTGGTATACAATAAGGTTTTCCGGATTCTGGATATGCATGGGAAGAATGCGCATGATTCCTGCCATCAGCTCTATAGGAGATTTTATCCGGTTTCCAATGTTTTTCTGGTCGTAAAACCATGTACTGGAAAATATTCCAGTCATAAGCTTTTTGATATCGTAACCGGAATTGTAAAAATTATTGCTTAATGTATCAATAATATCCTGGTCTGTTTTTTCATTGACAAAAAACTTATACACCTTGGTGGTAATGAACCGGGACGTAGCTTTTTGTTCCAGAATAAGATTAAGGATATCAGCGCCTGAAAAGTTTCCTGTCTTCCCTAAAAAAGTTTTGGAGCCTTCATCATGCAGGTTTTTTCTTTCTTTAAAATTTCCTTCTTTATCATATCCCCAGCCTGTAAAAGCCCTGGCTGCTTCCCTGACATCCTTTTCCGTATAGTTTCCTCTTCCCATGGTAAACAGTTCCATAACCTCCCGGGCAAAATTTTCATTAGGATGGTCTTTTTTATTCTGTTGGTTATTGAGAAAGCCCAGCATGGCAGGGGCCTGGCTCACTTCAAAGAGCAGGTCCCTGAAATTTCCCAATGCATTTTTCCGTATTGTATTTAAAAGCTGTTTGTTGAACCTGGGGTTAACCACCCTGGAAGCAAAATGTCCATGCCAGAAAAAGGCCATCTTTTCTCTCATTTGCTCTTTGCTGTTGACCATTTTATCCAGAAAATTGAGGTTAAGCTCGTTATTTTGTTCCCTGTTAATCCGTTGCATTTCTTTTTTTTTATCGGCAGGGGATGAGCTGTTCATATAAGCTGCTGCAGGATCTATATCAGGCGTATCATAAGTAATTTCCGTAAAGGGATCTTCTTTAAATAATTCATTGAGGAGCGTTCTGGTGTTATTATTTTTCAGGTCGGTAACCTGATTGATTCCCACACCGAAGCCCGCACGCCAAAGGAGATGTTTGTTTTTTAATAATGAATCAGCCATAGGTTTATTTTTTTGATATCTTTATAGGAATAAGGTTAAAATAACAACAGGTTAAGAATTGTTAATAGTATCAAAGAGGGCTGATAAGAGATAAAAGTAGAAGTCATATCCTGAAAAATTTAATTTTCATTTTAAAATATAAGGTTCATTTTTACCTTAATTCACTTTTTAAGATTCTTTTTACATAAATTTTGTTAAACAAACATTTAAATTTTGTTAAAAATAATTCATTGGAAATCATTTGTTTATGGTTTCTGTAAATGTTAAAAACAATCAATTAGCCTTGCTTGGCACGATTTTTACATCTTATTAGCTTAGTAAAATTAAAAATTAGAGTTATGAAAATGTTTAAACAGGCAATAGTGCTGGCTGGAATTTTAACAGCAGGTATAGCAAGCGCTCAAAGTGCACAAATGAACAATATGATCAAAGTAGGCGCAAATGTTGGTTTAGCAGTTCCCGCAGATAACCTTTCTGCAGCCGTTGGAGTAGATGTTGCTTATCAGAACCTTATTACTCCCGGATTTGGATTAGGTATCGCTTCAGGATATACTCATTATTTCGGAAAAGAAAACAATGGTTATAAAAACAATGATGTAGGAGTGGTTCCTGTAGCTGCCTTAATCAGGATTTATCCTAAACAGACAGGTTTCTATTTCGGGACAGATTTAGGATACGGATTCCTGGTAGGTGACAAGCAGGT
Coding sequences within:
- a CDS encoding DUF1501 domain-containing protein, with translation MLIKRREFLKISSLATASLLMPNFLKAMALDDALGPSQNILIVLQFTGGNDGLNTIIPAKNDIYFRERKTLAIQDSLSLSDEAGINPSLSYFKELFDNGELSVMNNVGYPNPDKSHFRSMDIWQSASRSDEFLETGWLGRFLDEECYRCEHPTQALEVDDMLSLALKGENNKAFAFKDPKRLYQTSQEKYFKSLYDHHHDDETVSYLYQTLGSTINNAGYIFEKSKAKKTEQAYPNSQLGKDFKTVASLIKSDINTQVYYLSVGSFDTHVNQNERQKKLFSDINEAVKSFVADMKSNGLFKNILLMTFSEFGRRVAQNASNGTDHGTANQMFFISGNLKKKGLLNALPDLRNLNEGDLVYTEDFRKVYATILKNWLKADSSKVLGWKNGIYDFI
- a CDS encoding DUF1800 domain-containing protein: MADSLLKNKHLLWRAGFGVGINQVTDLKNNNTRTLLNELFKEDPFTEITYDTPDIDPAAAYMNSSSPADKKKEMQRINREQNNELNLNFLDKMVNSKEQMREKMAFFWHGHFASRVVNPRFNKQLLNTIRKNALGNFRDLLFEVSQAPAMLGFLNNQQNKKDHPNENFAREVMELFTMGRGNYTEKDVREAARAFTGWGYDKEGNFKERKNLHDEGSKTFLGKTGNFSGADILNLILEQKATSRFITTKVYKFFVNEKTDQDIIDTLSNNFYNSGYDIKKLMTGIFSSTWFYDQKNIGNRIKSPIELMAGIMRILPMHIQNPENLIVYQKLLGQMLLYPPNVSGWPNGRSWIDSSTLMLRLQVPQIWSGLRPLEYSPRQDDDIDMGMKSPETALNKSFKNPNITIDWNRVEKIFENKKTEDYLIQNTQTLDINSVKNFSDKSTKMTIINLMSTPEYQLM